In Nocardia sputorum, a single genomic region encodes these proteins:
- a CDS encoding ATP-dependent helicase encodes MSVAIARVVRSDGAVRLVRRNVVAPRPRDWGADVRALLDAAAEAGPARPGWRPWQVLGGPGTGKTALLVDLAAERIAAGADPESVLVLAHSKQAASAVRDAITTRLSGPEPGAEGGVPGATREPLVCTLHSYAFAVLRRHATAHGNPPPRLLTGAEQDAVLREMLRGDLADMADGARGLWPERLRPALALGGFAEQLRDLMLRATERGIGPEDLVRLGREHDKPEWVAAGRFAIRYEQTMLLRWSVGVEAPEATAPALDAAELVGAALDALAADPNLLATERARIRYLLVDDAQHLDPQAAILIKAIGHSARTTVIAGDPDQAVFAFRGADARFVAGLDVPPERRIVLRDSHRFSGQVELAVARIAARLPGSAPQRIPVPEHADPREDGTEVRVRVLATPAKEAALIADHLRRAHLTGGVPWSRMAVIVRSVPLSLAPLRRALLAAGVPVQQPALDTPLARRRGAAWMLLSLRAVLAGEAAQQGAQPAFEPEDALDLLSGPLGGADQIALRRLRRGIRRAVLEAVRAGARSGETDDDPDRDDRPSAVILRDLLIGTGEPGILNRLTEVEAAPLRRVLDALHRARKGRGRGAGLEDVLWALWTGSRLERRWVAQSERGGAVGMQADRDLDAAVALFDAAAAYVDRLPRASIEGFVEYLSQQEIPQDAAPRTLPGEAVALLSAHAAAGREWDVVAVAAVQEGIWPNPRARGTLLHTEDLIDLTAGVSDAGEWVSRAAPILAEERRLLFVACSRARRSLLVTAVESVSGERDLVPSRFLAELLGHDDDGEPGALPVVDPGRALVMHSLVAELRGVVCDPEADPERRRRAAHQLARLADAGVRGTHPDDWYGTADLSSGRPLWTEDDGAVALSPSTVELLRTCPLRWALERHGGTDGDNPHAVKGNLVHTLVQALAGKVPEDQVHAALDRAWRAVDPGTGWHSRQELRRTEAMLETFLAWVRNTRGELTQAGVEVPVDCVLPGRTEDERAVRIRGRIDRLERDAQGRFVIVDVKTGKSPITKQAAVDHAQLATYQVAAAAGALDAPAESGSADAEAGTGEPGGARLVYVAKPSKAEGATQRMQPPLDAEALEHWRDTIHQAAASTQGPSYLAMRNDGCRHCPVTGSCPVQDRGRQVTDE; translated from the coding sequence GTGTCTGTTGCAATAGCCCGCGTGGTGCGATCGGATGGCGCGGTGCGACTGGTTCGCCGGAACGTGGTGGCGCCCCGGCCGCGAGACTGGGGCGCCGACGTTCGCGCGCTGCTGGACGCCGCGGCCGAGGCCGGTCCCGCACGTCCCGGATGGCGGCCCTGGCAGGTGCTCGGCGGGCCCGGCACGGGCAAGACCGCCCTGCTGGTCGATCTCGCCGCCGAGCGCATCGCGGCCGGAGCCGACCCGGAATCCGTGCTGGTACTGGCCCATTCGAAGCAGGCGGCGAGTGCCGTGCGCGACGCCATCACCACGCGGCTGAGCGGACCCGAGCCCGGCGCCGAGGGCGGTGTGCCCGGCGCCACACGAGAACCGTTGGTGTGCACCCTGCACTCCTACGCCTTCGCTGTGCTGCGCCGACATGCCACGGCGCACGGCAACCCGCCGCCGCGTCTGCTCACCGGGGCCGAACAGGACGCGGTGCTGCGCGAGATGCTGCGCGGCGATCTCGCCGACATGGCCGACGGCGCGCGCGGATTGTGGCCGGAGCGACTGCGGCCCGCGCTCGCGCTCGGCGGGTTCGCCGAGCAGTTGCGCGATCTCATGCTCCGCGCCACCGAACGCGGCATCGGGCCGGAAGACCTGGTGCGGCTCGGCCGTGAACACGACAAGCCGGAGTGGGTGGCGGCGGGCCGGTTCGCCATCCGCTACGAGCAGACGATGCTGCTGCGCTGGTCGGTCGGGGTCGAGGCGCCGGAGGCCACCGCGCCCGCGCTGGACGCCGCCGAACTGGTCGGCGCGGCGCTGGACGCGCTGGCCGCCGATCCGAATCTGCTTGCCACCGAACGCGCGAGGATCAGATACTTGCTGGTCGACGACGCGCAGCACCTGGACCCGCAGGCGGCGATCCTGATCAAGGCCATCGGGCACAGCGCGCGGACCACGGTGATCGCGGGCGATCCCGATCAAGCCGTCTTCGCCTTCCGCGGGGCGGACGCGCGGTTCGTCGCCGGGCTCGACGTGCCACCCGAGCGGCGCATCGTGCTGCGCGACAGTCATCGGTTCAGCGGTCAGGTGGAGCTGGCGGTCGCGCGGATCGCGGCACGGCTGCCGGGCAGTGCGCCGCAGCGCATTCCCGTCCCCGAACACGCCGATCCGCGGGAGGACGGCACCGAGGTGCGGGTGCGCGTGCTGGCCACGCCCGCGAAGGAGGCCGCGCTCATCGCCGACCATTTGCGCCGCGCGCATCTCACCGGCGGGGTGCCGTGGTCGCGGATGGCGGTGATCGTCCGGTCGGTGCCGCTGTCGCTGGCCCCGCTGCGGCGCGCCTTGCTCGCCGCGGGCGTGCCCGTGCAGCAGCCCGCGCTGGACACACCGCTGGCGCGCAGGCGGGGCGCGGCCTGGATGCTGCTGTCGCTGCGCGCGGTCCTGGCGGGCGAGGCGGCGCAGCAGGGCGCCCAGCCCGCGTTCGAACCCGAGGACGCCCTCGACCTGCTGTCCGGACCGCTGGGCGGCGCCGACCAGATCGCCTTGCGCCGGCTGCGGCGCGGCATCCGGCGGGCGGTGCTGGAAGCGGTGCGCGCCGGGGCGAGAAGCGGGGAGACCGACGACGATCCGGACCGCGACGACCGCCCCTCCGCGGTGATCCTGCGTGACCTGCTGATCGGAACCGGCGAACCGGGGATCCTGAACCGGCTCACCGAGGTCGAGGCCGCGCCGCTGCGCCGGGTGCTGGACGCACTGCACCGGGCCCGCAAGGGGCGCGGGCGCGGTGCGGGTCTGGAAGACGTGCTGTGGGCGCTGTGGACCGGTTCCCGGCTGGAGCGGCGCTGGGTGGCGCAGTCGGAGCGCGGCGGCGCGGTCGGCATGCAGGCCGATCGCGATCTGGACGCCGCGGTCGCGTTGTTCGACGCGGCCGCCGCTTATGTCGACCGGCTGCCGCGCGCGAGCATCGAAGGATTCGTCGAATACCTCTCCCAGCAGGAGATTCCGCAGGACGCGGCCCCGCGCACGCTGCCGGGCGAGGCGGTGGCGCTGCTGAGTGCGCACGCCGCCGCCGGGCGGGAATGGGATGTGGTCGCCGTCGCCGCCGTCCAGGAGGGCATCTGGCCCAACCCGCGTGCTCGCGGCACCCTGCTGCACACCGAGGATTTGATCGATCTCACCGCCGGCGTGTCCGATGCGGGGGAGTGGGTGAGCCGTGCCGCGCCGATCCTCGCCGAGGAGCGCAGGTTGCTGTTCGTCGCGTGCAGCCGGGCCCGGCGATCGCTGCTGGTCACCGCCGTGGAGTCGGTCTCGGGCGAACGCGATCTGGTGCCCTCGCGTTTTCTCGCCGAACTGCTCGGCCACGACGACGACGGCGAGCCCGGTGCGCTTCCGGTGGTCGATCCCGGCCGCGCCCTGGTGATGCACTCGCTCGTCGCCGAATTGCGCGGCGTCGTCTGCGATCCCGAGGCCGACCCGGAGCGCAGGCGGCGCGCCGCGCATCAGCTCGCGCGCCTGGCGGACGCTGGCGTGCGCGGCACCCACCCCGACGACTGGTACGGCACCGCCGACCTCAGCTCCGGGCGTCCACTGTGGACCGAGGACGACGGCGCGGTGGCGCTGTCGCCCTCCACCGTCGAACTGCTGCGCACCTGTCCGCTGCGCTGGGCGCTGGAACGCCACGGCGGCACCGACGGCGACAATCCGCACGCCGTCAAAGGCAACCTGGTGCACACGCTGGTGCAGGCGCTGGCGGGCAAGGTGCCCGAGGATCAGGTGCACGCGGCGCTGGATCGCGCCTGGCGGGCGGTGGATCCCGGGACCGGCTGGCATTCCCGCCAGGAGCTGCGCCGCACCGAGGCGATGCTGGAGACCTTCCTGGCCTGGGTCCGCAACACCCGCGGCGAACTCACCCAGGCCGGCGTCGAGGTGCCGGTGGACTGTGTGCTGCCCGGGCGCACCGAAGACGAACGCGCCGTGCGGATCCGCGGCCGCATCGACCGGCTGGAGCGCGACGCGCAAGGCCGATTCGTGATCGTCGACGTGAAGACCGGCAAATCCCCGATCACCAAGCAGGCCGCCGTCGATCACGCGCAGCTGGCCACCTATCAGGTGGCGGCCGCCGCGGGCGCTCTCGACGCACCGGCGGAATCCGGCTCCGCCGACGCGGAAGCAGGCACCGGCGAACCCGGTGGTGCGCGGTTGGTGTACGTCGCGAAGCCGAGCAAGGCGGAGGGCGCTACCCAGCGCATGCAGCCGCCGCTGGACGCCGAGGCGCTCGAACACTGGCGCGACACCATCCATCAGGCGGCCGCGTCCACTCAGGGCCCCAGTTACCTCGCCATGCGCAACGACGGATGCCGCCACTGCCCGGTGACGGGCAGCTGCCCCGTGCAGGACCGCGGGAGGCAGGTGACCGACGAGTGA
- a CDS encoding ATP-dependent helicase: protein MTGRVTPQQLAQALGLPPPTEEQAAVIAAPPGPTLVVAGAGAGKTETMAARVVWMVANGLVLPDEVLGLTFTRKAAQQLTARIRTRLARLAGAPLLRELDPSGRLRAQLTGAEPEISTYHSYAGRLLTEHGLLLPVEPSATLLTETQLWQLAHQVVRTWDGDLETERTPVSVTEAVLALSGQLAEHLVEPEDLAEAHTELAKLVYTLPAGPRQRGGPSQTLLNIVQVQRERVALLPLVQELAEALRRRGALDFGAQMSLAARLAAEHPEVAAAERARFRLVLLDEYQDTGHAQRVLLAALFGGAPDPAASTQATHGDLAAAGGRDSADADVSADVRRSTHPGAHGGERESRGAANGSDAPTASTSARSGAQKAHLEPSTGQLWSSDDARAPATDRLAPDSRAQQPVEGKRDPNVPPATSFSRTADTRAGDTPQRGPDGDTDSEGQPRFAGAHDPHAALRRRDQTPPPHQAQRLAVTAVGDPMQSIYGWRGASAANLPRFATDFPSAPGVPAPTLALLTSWRNPPEALALANLVADPLRRKALEGGGVTVDALRAKPDAGPGVVALALTETVAAEREWVAERIAAEWAARRAAQQQPPTSAVLVRRNADAAPLAEALRGQGLPVEIVGLGGLLATPEVADIVATLRLIAEPGSGSAGMRVLTGARWRIGVADIAALARRARDLSIRRPGSEGPAEITDGAALDEALREVAPEPAEQAGLADAIADPGPAENYSPAGFARIEALGRELAALRERSGQPLAELVADVERTIGVGVETQTRRAMAGAGAGREHLDAFAEVVAGYAADTGASLGGLLAFLAAAEEVENGLEPGEVEVAKDRVQVLTVHAAKGLEWEIVAVPHVVEGVFPSKVGSGTWLGALAELPTSLRGDRQQEDAAEGVPVLDLTDLYDRADLDRAIKAHKEALERRRIDEERRLFYVALTRTERALLVSAHYWAETGSSPKGPSDFLLELKHANDDTGSPAHGVLTIDRWDDPPAADAVNPFTDNPATAEWPRDPLSTRRDPIEQGAALVRAALADLRTRPADAGRDDREPGAGPNRRTRSRSAPADYEPGFLDEPPSYPSPDAPKPADEPFYYPPDDDYPPDDFADFAATEYADPYADIEPYFGPGPDPVEEYLSDDRAFAATGFAPPPPEDPYRPAHIQPDPDLDDPEGWAADVDALLAEHQDAATAAGEVELPGQIAATALVELRADPARLAARLRRPLPYPPNPLARRGTAFHAWVQRWFGSTRLLGLDELPGAADSGAADAGLDAELTAMQQAFLNSRWADRSPIEVEIPFETSIAGTVIRGRMDAVFAEPGGRWIVVDWKTGAEPSAAEEPAVAMQLAVYRLAWARLMAAREGRPEHEMLHRIGAAFHYVRTGRTIAPVNLAGPEELAELIRNAAPAGSPPAPE, encoded by the coding sequence GTGACCGGGCGGGTGACGCCGCAGCAGCTGGCACAGGCGCTGGGACTGCCACCGCCCACCGAGGAACAGGCCGCCGTGATCGCCGCGCCGCCCGGCCCGACCCTGGTGGTGGCGGGCGCGGGCGCGGGCAAGACCGAGACGATGGCCGCGCGTGTGGTGTGGATGGTCGCGAACGGGCTCGTCCTGCCGGACGAAGTGCTCGGACTGACCTTCACGCGCAAAGCCGCGCAGCAGCTGACCGCCCGCATCCGGACCAGGCTGGCCAGGCTCGCCGGCGCGCCGCTGCTGCGCGAACTCGACCCGAGCGGCCGCTTGCGCGCCCAGCTGACCGGCGCGGAACCGGAGATCAGCACGTACCACTCGTACGCCGGCAGGTTGCTCACCGAACACGGACTGCTCCTTCCGGTGGAGCCCTCGGCGACCCTGCTCACCGAGACCCAGCTCTGGCAGCTCGCCCACCAGGTGGTCCGCACCTGGGACGGCGACCTGGAGACCGAGCGCACCCCGGTGTCGGTCACCGAGGCGGTGCTCGCGTTGTCCGGGCAGCTGGCCGAGCATCTGGTCGAACCCGAGGATCTGGCCGAGGCGCACACCGAGCTGGCGAAGCTGGTGTACACGTTGCCCGCCGGTCCGCGGCAGCGGGGCGGGCCGAGCCAGACGCTGCTGAACATCGTGCAGGTGCAGCGGGAACGGGTAGCGCTGCTGCCCCTGGTTCAGGAACTCGCCGAGGCGCTGCGCCGTCGGGGCGCCCTGGACTTCGGCGCGCAGATGTCCCTCGCCGCCCGCCTGGCCGCCGAGCATCCCGAGGTCGCCGCCGCCGAACGCGCCCGCTTCCGCCTGGTCCTGCTCGACGAGTACCAGGACACCGGCCACGCGCAGCGAGTTCTGCTCGCCGCCCTGTTCGGGGGTGCGCCGGACCCGGCGGCCTCGACGCAAGCCACGCACGGCGATCTCGCTGCTGCCGGAGGGCGAGACTCGGCTGACGCAGACGTTTCCGCCGATGTCCGGCGGTCGACGCACCCCGGCGCGCACGGCGGCGAGCGTGAGTCGCGCGGCGCCGCCAACGGCTCGGATGCGCCGACCGCAAGCACTTCCGCACGCTCCGGTGCGCAAAAGGCGCATCTCGAGCCGTCCACGGGGCAACTGTGGTCCTCGGACGACGCTCGGGCTCCGGCCACCGACCGGCTCGCGCCGGATAGCCGGGCACAGCAGCCGGTCGAGGGCAAGCGCGATCCGAATGTGCCACCGGCCACCTCGTTCTCGCGGACTGCCGACACTCGCGCTGGTGACACTCCGCAGCGCGGCCCCGACGGCGATACGGATAGCGAAGGGCAACCGAGGTTCGCCGGTGCGCACGATCCGCACGCCGCACTTCGGCGACGCGACCAGACCCCGCCGCCGCACCAAGCCCAGCGCCTTGCCGTGACCGCCGTCGGCGACCCGATGCAGTCGATCTACGGCTGGCGTGGCGCTTCGGCGGCGAATCTGCCCCGGTTCGCCACCGACTTCCCCAGTGCGCCAGGCGTGCCCGCCCCGACGCTGGCGTTGCTGACCAGCTGGCGCAATCCGCCCGAAGCGCTGGCGCTGGCCAATCTCGTCGCCGACCCATTGCGGCGCAAGGCGCTCGAGGGCGGCGGCGTCACGGTCGACGCGTTGCGCGCCAAACCCGACGCCGGGCCGGGAGTGGTCGCGCTGGCGTTGACCGAGACCGTGGCCGCCGAACGCGAGTGGGTGGCCGAGCGGATCGCCGCGGAGTGGGCAGCCCGGCGGGCGGCGCAACAGCAGCCGCCCACGTCGGCGGTACTGGTGCGTCGCAATGCCGATGCCGCGCCGCTCGCGGAAGCGCTGCGCGGCCAAGGTCTTCCGGTGGAGATCGTCGGGCTCGGTGGCTTGCTCGCCACACCGGAGGTCGCCGACATCGTCGCCACCCTGCGGTTGATCGCCGAACCCGGATCGGGCAGCGCGGGCATGCGCGTGCTGACCGGCGCGCGCTGGCGCATCGGAGTCGCCGACATCGCCGCGCTCGCCCGCCGCGCCAGGGACCTGTCCATCCGGCGTCCCGGGTCGGAAGGCCCGGCCGAGATCACCGACGGCGCCGCGCTGGACGAGGCGTTGCGCGAAGTGGCTCCGGAACCCGCCGAACAGGCCGGGCTGGCCGACGCGATCGCGGATCCCGGCCCGGCGGAGAACTATTCGCCCGCCGGCTTCGCCCGTATCGAGGCGCTGGGCCGGGAGCTGGCCGCGTTGCGCGAACGCAGCGGGCAGCCGCTGGCGGAGCTGGTCGCCGACGTCGAGCGCACCATCGGCGTGGGGGTGGAGACCCAGACCCGGCGAGCCATGGCGGGCGCCGGAGCCGGGCGCGAGCATCTGGACGCGTTCGCCGAGGTGGTGGCCGGGTACGCCGCGGACACCGGCGCCTCGCTCGGCGGGTTGCTCGCGTTCCTCGCCGCCGCGGAGGAGGTCGAGAACGGACTGGAGCCCGGCGAGGTCGAGGTCGCCAAGGACCGGGTGCAGGTGTTGACCGTGCACGCGGCCAAAGGTTTGGAATGGGAGATCGTGGCGGTCCCGCACGTGGTCGAGGGCGTGTTCCCGTCCAAGGTCGGTTCCGGCACGTGGCTGGGCGCGCTCGCGGAGCTGCCGACCTCGCTGCGGGGTGACCGTCAGCAGGAGGACGCGGCCGAGGGCGTGCCGGTGCTCGATCTCACCGACCTGTACGACCGGGCGGACCTCGATCGCGCGATCAAGGCGCACAAGGAAGCGCTGGAGCGCCGCCGGATCGATGAGGAACGCCGCCTGTTCTACGTCGCGCTCACCAGAACCGAACGCGCGCTGCTGGTTTCGGCGCACTACTGGGCGGAGACCGGCAGTTCCCCGAAGGGGCCCTCGGACTTCCTGCTGGAACTGAAGCACGCGAACGACGACACCGGCAGCCCGGCCCACGGCGTTCTCACGATCGACCGCTGGGACGACCCGCCCGCCGCCGACGCCGTCAACCCGTTCACCGACAACCCCGCGACCGCCGAGTGGCCCCGCGACCCGCTCAGCACCCGCCGCGACCCGATCGAACAAGGCGCCGCGCTGGTCCGCGCCGCACTGGCCGACCTCCGCACCCGTCCCGCCGATGCCGGACGCGATGATCGGGAGCCCGGTGCGGGCCCGAACCGCCGGACCCGAAGCCGTTCTGCACCCGCTGACTATGAGCCGGGCTTCCTGGACGAACCGCCTTCGTACCCGTCGCCCGACGCGCCGAAGCCCGCGGATGAACCGTTCTACTACCCGCCCGACGACGACTACCCGCCCGACGATTTCGCGGACTTCGCGGCAACCGAATACGCCGACCCCTACGCGGACATCGAGCCCTACTTCGGCCCGGGACCCGACCCGGTGGAGGAGTACTTGTCCGACGACCGGGCATTCGCCGCGACCGGCTTCGCGCCACCGCCACCCGAGGACCCCTACCGGCCCGCGCACATCCAGCCCGACCCGGATCTCGACGATCCCGAAGGCTGGGCCGCCGACGTCGACGCCCTGCTGGCCGAGCACCAGGACGCCGCGACGGCCGCCGGGGAGGTCGAGCTCCCCGGGCAGATCGCCGCGACCGCCCTGGTGGAGCTGCGTGCCGACCCGGCGCGACTGGCCGCTCGCCTGCGTCGCCCGTTGCCCTACCCGCCGAACCCGCTGGCCCGTCGCGGCACCGCCTTCCACGCGTGGGTGCAGCGCTGGTTCGGTTCCACGCGCCTGCTGGGTCTGGACGAATTGCCGGGCGCGGCCGACAGCGGCGCGGCCGACGCGGGGCTGGACGCCGAGCTGACCGCGATGCAGCAGGCCTTCCTGAATTCCCGCTGGGCCGATCGCAGCCCGATCGAGGTCGAGATTCCGTTCGAGACCTCGATCGCGGGCACCGTGATCCGCGGACGGATGGACGCGGTGTTCGCCGAACCGGGCGGGCGCTGGATCGTCGTCGACTGGAAGACCGGCGCCGAACCCAGCGCCGCCGAGGAACCGGCGGTCGCCATGCAGCTGGCCGTCTATCGCCTGGCCTGGGCACGGTTGATGGCCGCCCGGGAGGGACGGCCGGAGCACGAGATGCTGCACCGGATCGGCGCCGCGTTCCACTACGTGCGCACCGGACGGACCATCGCGCCGGTGAACCTGGCCGGTCCGGAGGAATTGGCCGAACTGATCAGGAACGCCGCGCCCGCCGGCTCACCGCCAGCGCCTGAGTGA
- a CDS encoding DoxX family protein, whose protein sequence is MAENTLTSVPDGARRPALALAALLFGAGVLHFVWPKPFDSIVPRFLPGKARDYTYASGVAEIGVAAALAIPRTRSFGGRIAALLFIAVFPANVQFTADMLASEKAPRLLKAGSALRLPLQIPLITQALAVSRRARRS, encoded by the coding sequence ATGGCTGAAAATACGCTGACATCCGTGCCCGACGGCGCGCGGCGGCCTGCGCTGGCTCTCGCCGCCCTGCTGTTCGGGGCCGGAGTGTTGCATTTCGTCTGGCCGAAACCGTTCGATTCGATCGTGCCGCGCTTCCTGCCCGGCAAGGCTCGTGACTACACCTACGCTTCCGGCGTGGCCGAGATCGGCGTCGCCGCCGCCCTCGCGATCCCGCGTACCCGCAGCTTCGGCGGACGGATCGCGGCGCTGCTGTTCATCGCGGTGTTCCCGGCCAACGTGCAGTTCACCGCGGACATGCTGGCCAGCGAGAAAGCGCCGCGGCTGCTCAAGGCCGGCTCGGCCCTGCGGCTGCCGCTGCAGATCCCGCTGATCACTCAGGCGCTGGCGGTGAGCCGGCGGGCGCGGCGTTCCTGA
- a CDS encoding potassium channel family protein → MFGERARGLGLASRPDFALVGVLRIPEVQSSPWISLTRRVLFATALLFLAALVVYLGREGYHDNSGNELSFLDAFYYATVSLSTTGYGDIHPVTPEARLANIVVITPLRILFLIVLVGTTLGVLTERSRQAFKIQRWRHTVRNHTVVVGYGTKGRTAIDAMLGDGVQPADIVVVDTDVVALEAAANAGLVTVHGSASQSDVLRLAGVQHADSVVVATNRDDTAVLVTLTARELNKAAKIVVSIREAENTHLVRQSGANSVVVSSETAGRLLGIATTTPTVVEMMEDLLTPEEGFAVAEREVESSEIGGSPRHLSDIVLGVVRDGVLYRVGEPEVDAVDAGDKLLYIRRAGK, encoded by the coding sequence GTGTTCGGTGAGCGAGCGCGCGGCCTGGGGCTGGCCAGCCGTCCCGATTTCGCCCTGGTCGGTGTGCTGCGCATCCCGGAAGTGCAGAGCAGCCCGTGGATCTCGCTGACCAGGCGGGTGCTGTTCGCTACGGCGCTGCTGTTCCTGGCCGCGCTGGTGGTGTATCTCGGGCGCGAGGGCTACCACGACAACTCGGGTAATGAACTGTCGTTCCTGGACGCGTTCTACTACGCGACGGTGTCGCTGTCGACCACCGGATACGGCGACATCCATCCGGTGACGCCCGAGGCGCGGCTGGCGAACATCGTCGTCATCACCCCGCTGCGCATCCTGTTCCTGATCGTCCTGGTCGGAACCACACTGGGCGTGCTGACCGAACGTTCCCGGCAGGCTTTCAAGATTCAGCGATGGAGGCACACCGTGCGCAATCACACCGTGGTCGTCGGATACGGCACGAAGGGGCGGACGGCGATCGACGCCATGCTCGGCGACGGGGTGCAGCCCGCCGACATCGTCGTGGTCGACACCGACGTGGTCGCTTTGGAGGCGGCCGCCAACGCCGGCCTGGTCACGGTGCACGGGTCGGCTTCCCAATCCGATGTGCTCCGGCTGGCCGGTGTGCAGCACGCCGACTCGGTGGTGGTCGCCACCAATCGGGATGACACCGCCGTGCTGGTCACCCTGACCGCCCGGGAACTGAACAAGGCCGCCAAGATCGTGGTGTCGATCCGGGAGGCGGAGAACACCCACCTGGTGCGGCAGTCCGGCGCGAACTCGGTGGTGGTGTCGTCGGAGACGGCGGGCCGGTTGCTCGGCATCGCGACCACCACGCCCACGGTCGTGGAGATGATGGAAGACCTGCTCACCCCGGAGGAGGGTTTCGCCGTCGCGGAACGCGAGGTGGAGTCGTCCGAGATCGGCGGTTCGCCACGGCATCTCAGCGACATCGTCCTCGGCGTGGTGCGCGACGGGGTGCTCTACCGGGTGGGGGAGCCGGAAGTCGACGCGGTCGACGCCGGCGACAAGCTGCTGTACATCCGCCGGGCGGGCAAGTGA
- the nudC gene encoding NAD(+) diphosphatase: MSAFQLNGVPLLSRSVIDRAEPIRGDAQALKEGWADAKLLRVNRRGQVRLEDGVLLLEPALELSAEPSPAAVFLGVEDGIHLWAVRDPELEGTLTDLRALAGGAVDDRTAGLLSTAIALLNWHDKAGFHGADGTVTTSAKGGWSRVTESGYEEFPRIDPAVICLIHDGGDRALLARQHAWPESLFSLLAGFVEAGESLERCVEREMREEVGLDVREISYLGSQPWPFPRSLMLGFAAVADPEQPLVFSDGEIAEAAWFTRAQVREALAVGDWSKRGEGAQLLLPGSISIARTIIESWAALD; the protein is encoded by the coding sequence GTGTCGGCTTTTCAGCTCAATGGTGTTCCGCTGCTGTCTCGTTCCGTGATCGATCGAGCCGAGCCGATTCGAGGTGACGCGCAGGCTCTGAAGGAGGGCTGGGCCGACGCCAAACTCTTGCGTGTCAATCGCCGCGGGCAGGTGCGCTTGGAGGACGGTGTCCTGCTCCTGGAACCGGCCCTGGAGTTGTCCGCGGAGCCGAGCCCGGCCGCGGTGTTCCTCGGGGTCGAGGACGGCATCCATCTCTGGGCGGTGCGCGATCCGGAGCTCGAGGGCACGCTCACCGACTTGCGCGCGCTGGCGGGCGGCGCCGTCGACGACCGCACCGCCGGGTTGCTGTCCACCGCGATCGCGCTGTTGAACTGGCACGACAAGGCCGGATTCCACGGTGCGGACGGCACAGTGACCACCTCGGCGAAGGGCGGTTGGTCGCGCGTCACCGAGAGCGGCTACGAGGAGTTCCCGCGCATCGATCCGGCGGTGATCTGCTTGATCCACGACGGCGGCGACCGGGCGCTGCTCGCCCGCCAGCACGCCTGGCCGGAATCGCTGTTCTCGCTGCTGGCGGGATTCGTCGAGGCGGGCGAGTCGCTGGAGCGCTGCGTGGAGCGGGAGATGCGCGAGGAAGTCGGTCTCGACGTGCGCGAGATCAGCTACTTGGGCAGCCAGCCGTGGCCGTTCCCGCGCTCGCTCATGCTGGGCTTCGCGGCGGTCGCCGATCCGGAACAGCCGCTCGTCTTCTCCGACGGGGAGATCGCCGAGGCCGCCTGGTTCACGCGCGCGCAGGTGCGCGAAGCGCTGGCGGTGGGCGACTGGTCGAAGCGGGGCGAGGGCGCCCAGCTGCTGCTGCCCGGTTCGATCTCGATCGCTCGCACCATCATCGAATCCTGGGCCGCGCTCGACTAG
- a CDS encoding mycoredoxin: MYSTTWCGYCRRLKKQLDEAGITYVEIDIEDDPASAEFVGSVNGGNHVVPTVKFADGSTATNPSLATVKQVLAGLS; the protein is encoded by the coding sequence ATGTACTCGACCACCTGGTGCGGCTACTGCCGCAGGCTCAAGAAGCAGCTGGACGAGGCGGGCATCACCTATGTCGAGATCGACATCGAGGACGACCCGGCGTCGGCCGAGTTCGTCGGCAGCGTGAACGGGGGCAACCACGTCGTGCCCACCGTGAAGTTCGCCGACGGCTCCACCGCGACGAACCCGTCGCTGGCGACCGTCAAGCAGGTCCTCGCCGGACTATCCTGA
- a CDS encoding SRPBCC family protein: MTIIATAYATSDAPPTAFFARWADMATWPEWNTDTEWVRLDGPFAEGATGTLRPKGGPDIRFVVARLTDREFVDVSRLLGARLTFAHEVTVAESGTTITVTVSIDGPLRRLWTRILGAGLAESVQPDLDALVAVAEGVAA; the protein is encoded by the coding sequence ATGACGATCATCGCCACTGCATACGCCACCTCCGATGCTCCGCCGACCGCCTTCTTCGCTCGCTGGGCGGACATGGCCACCTGGCCGGAATGGAACACCGACACCGAGTGGGTGCGCCTGGACGGACCGTTCGCCGAGGGCGCCACCGGGACGTTGCGGCCGAAGGGCGGTCCGGACATCCGGTTCGTCGTCGCACGCCTCACCGACCGCGAGTTCGTCGACGTCTCCCGGTTGCTCGGCGCGCGGCTCACCTTCGCCCACGAGGTCACCGTCGCCGAGAGCGGCACCACGATCACGGTGACCGTCTCGATCGACGGACCATTGCGCCGGCTGTGGACCAGAATCCTGGGCGCGGGCCTGGCGGAATCCGTGCAACCCGACCTCGACGCACTGGTCGCCGTCGCCGAGGGGGTCGCGGCGTGA